One window of the Bos mutus isolate GX-2022 chromosome X, NWIPB_WYAK_1.1, whole genome shotgun sequence genome contains the following:
- the LOC102273288 gene encoding olfactory receptor 13H1, producing the protein MAMDNATAVFEFLLIGISNYPEWRVTFFTLVLITYLSTLLGNGLIIFLIYIDPHLHTPMYFFLSNLSFLDLCYGTVSMPQALVHCFSAHPYLSYPRCLTQISVSLALGTAECLLLAVMAHDRVVAIGSPLRYSVVMNSSVCVWLAATSWGASLVLTSMLILPLRLHFCEANVINHFVCEILSLLKLACSDTSLNELLILITSIFTLLLPFGFVLLSYVRIAAAVLRIRSAQGRLKAFSTCASHVTVVVIFYGAAISMYMKPQSKSSSDQDKFISVFYGALTPMLNPLIYSLRNKDVKGAMRKVMAKRT; encoded by the coding sequence ATGGCCATGGATAATGCTACAGCAGTATTCGAGTTTCTCCTTATTGGAATATCTAACTATCCTGAGTGGAGAGTCACATTTTTCACATTGGTGCTGATCACTTACCTCAGCACATTATTGGGGAATGGACTTATCATCTTTCTTATCTACATTGACCCTCACCTCCACACTCCAATGTATTTCTTCCTTAGTAACCTGTCTTTCTTGGACCTTTGCTATGGAACAGTCTCCATGCCCCAGGCTTTGGTGCATTGCTTCTCTGCTCATCCTTACCTTTCTTACCCACGATGTTTGACCCAAATAAGTGTCTCTTTGGCCTTGGGTACAGCAGAGTGCCTCCTACTGGCTGTCATGGCCCATGATCGTGTGGTTGCTATCGGCAGTCCCCTGCGCTATTCCGTGGTCATGAACAGCTCAGTGTGTGTCTGGCTGGCTGCTACCTCATGGGGGGCATCTCTTGTGCTCACTTCCATGCTCATCTTACCCCTGAGGCTTCACTTCTGTGAGGCAAATGTCATCAACCATTTTGTCTGTGAGATTCTCTCCCTTCTTAAGCTGGCCTGTTCTGATACCAGTCTCAATGAGCTTCTGATCCTCATCACAAGCATTTTTACCCTTCTCCTACCCTTTGGGTTTGTTCTCCTCTCCTATGTCCGAATTGCCGCTGCTGTCCTAAGGATTCGCTCAGCTCAGGGTAGGCTCAAGGCCTTCTCTACCTGTGCTTCTCATGTGACTGTGGTGGTGATCTTCTATGGGGCAGCCATTTCCATGTATATGAAACCACAGTCCAAGTCATCCTCGGATCAAGACAAATTTATCTCAGTGTTTTATGGGGCTCTTACACCCATGCTGAACCCCCTAATATATAGCCTGAGGAATAAGGATGTTAAAGGGGCAATGAGGAAAGTTATGGCAAAAAGGACATAA